In Candidatus Electrothrix scaldis, the genomic window GGTCATATCCCGGAGCAATATCGGTGACCAGCGGTCCAAGTACATAAAAGGGTGCATTATGGCAGAGCTTTTTCTGGAGCTTCATGTTCATTTCAACCTCGTGCAGGGGCACATGACCAGGGCCTTCGATCATTACCTGAACCTTGCGTTCCCAGGCCCGCTTGGTGAGCTCGCCCAGGGTGATCAGCTCCTCAATCTGGGGGGCATCAGTGGAGTCCTTTATAGCACCGGGCCGGAGGCCATCGCCCAGGCTGATGCAGACATCGTGCTGCTCGCAGATGTCGAGCAGACGGTCAAAATGCTCATAAAATGGATTTTCCGTCCCGGTCTTCTTGATCCACTCAAATAGGATGGAACCGCCCCGGCTGACAATCCCACAAAGGCGTGGGTTGGTGGTGATGCTCTGCACACATTTACTGGTCAGGCCAGCATGGATCGTAATAAAATCAATGCCGTTTTCCGCATGGATCTCTACAGTCTTGAACCAATCTTCTATGGTAAGCTCTTCAGTGGCTTTCCCTGTCCGGGTCAGAGTATCGTAGATGGGTACGGTACCGATCATTACCGGTACATCCTTGACCAGGCGCTTTCTGAAGCCCTCAGTATCACCAGAGACGCTCAGGTCCATGATGGCATCAGCCTGGAAATCCAGCGCCAGTTTAGCCTTATTCATCTCACCATCAAAAGAGCAGACATCCTTGGATACGCCCAGATTGACGTTGATTTTGGTTGTCAGCCCCTGACCAACACCACCACCACGTAAATTGGTATGGTTCCGATTGGCTGGAATGGCAATATGCCCTTTAGCCACGCGCTCCATGAGGAGCTCTTGAGAAATAGCCTCTTTTTTGAGGACATCGGCCATCTGTGGGGTAAGGATCCCCTTGCCTGCCGCATCCATCTGGGTAGTATACTCTCTCATATCTCTTCTCCTGCGTTAAAAATTTCCTGAATTTCTTTTATCCGTTTCCCGATATCCTCGGCTCCAATGATCTCCGTGACCAGACAGACGGTCTTTGCTCCCCGCTCCAGCACCTGGGCGAGGTTATTACGTTTTATGCCGCCGATGGCGACAAAGGGAATATCATGATGCGTGGCCACATAGTCCAGATACTCCAGACCCACAGCCGCACAGACATCTTCTTTGGTTTGGGTGGTGAAGATGGGGCCCACCCCGATATAATCAGCACCGTCAGCAATGGCCTGGCAGGCCTGCTCTGGGGAATGGGTGGAGCAGCCGAGAATCATATCCGGGGCAATTTTGCGGAGGGCCTTGATAGGAATATCATCCTGCCCCTGGTGTATCCCGTCCGCCTCCACCATCAGGGCGATATCGGCATAATCGTTGATGATAAATGGAACCCCTGCATCGCGGGTAATCTGGCGAATGGCCAGACATTCTTCGTAAATAGCCTTAATGCTCTTGTCTTTGAGTTTTTCCCGGTACTGGAGCACGGCAATTCCGGCATCCACCATCTCCTGAGCCACCTGTACATTGCTGCGTCCCAGGGAAAACTTTTCGCCCAGGATACCGTAAATTCCGGCTGGTAGCTGACGTCTGAAAAAAGACATCAATTCAGCTTCAAGCTCGTACACAGAAAAACGCAATTCCTCTACCATCTTACCGGTTCTATATTCCCCCTGGGTCTTGAGTATTTCCTCTATGGTCCTGCTCGCCTCCTGCACACGCTTAAAGTTAGAGAGCACAGTATCTCTGAGTCCGTTTCGCTGATCCGAGCTTGTATCTAACTGCGAGGTGGTTTGACCCACATCAGCAGCTGAGTTTCTGGCCGACAACAGGGAATGTTCCCGCCCTTTGAACAGGTCCCTCACCCGGTGACGCAGGCTGCGGATGGCTGAAGACAGCCTTTGATTATCAAGACTGAAGCGGGCAATATCCTCTAAAACCCGTAGGCCTTCAGCAGAACGGTTAATATTGGCGTCAAGTAATCTGTTTTTATTCATGTGTTATGGTGACCGTGAAGGTGAGGGGTTGGTTGCTTTAGTTAGGTTCGAGGGGTGAGGCAGTTCCAGCACTCAGAGAATTGTCCTTCAGATTCCTCGCCGCAGGCCTTGCATACCCAGTTTGCTGTATCGGTGCTTGTTTCTCTGTTTGCCTTTTCATAATCAGCAATAACTTCACGGGCTGCTGCAAATTGCGAGTCGTCAAGTATGCAGAGCGTTGGTGCGGTTTCTTCTGTTACTGGCAGTTCACCACGCAAAGAGTAGAGGTTCTCATTGATCACCTTACAGGCAATGCCTTGAGATTCCACAAGTCCTTTCACGTAATAGAGTTCCGCAATATCCCGGGCGATATAGACCTTTTTCATTGTCTGCGTCCTCTTCTTCCTGTCTTCCTATGGCGATGGTTTGATATACTGATCCAGTGCTGGCTTTATATCTGGAAAAAGCTGCTGAATCCGCTCTTCTGTGGCGATGTCATTATCTGCATACTCAAAACCCGGCGAGACAGCCTCGCTGACCAGCCCATAGTTGGCTTTACCCTCGCAGAGCCGTGATGCCTTCCACCAACCGCCGGGAACCAGTAATTGCAGGGACTCGCCATTTCTGATATCAGATCCGAGAATTTTCTCAGAAAGCACACCGTCTGGTGAGACGATGGTGTATTTTATCGATGCGCCGAGATGGTGATAATGAATGATGTCTGATTTATTTCTATGCAGGAATCCTCCCGGATTATCCTGGGTTAGCATGTAATAGATGGAGGTCAGGAGCATTCTGCTGCCGTGTTCCGTGTTGCACGACAGGGCGGACTCGTAGGTTCTGCGGAAATAACCGCCTTCGGTGGGGTGGGCTTCAAGATTGAGGAGGAGAATGATGTCGTTCGATGTCATGGCAGGGCGTTTTGTTGAGTGAACGTATCAAGCAAACACTCATAAAAAAATTAATCGGCACTCTTTGTCTGCAAAGCTCGGACTTCTTCCTCTGTCAGTTTTCTGGAAGCGACGATTATAACCTATTCTATTATTTTGTATTTTTTTCGGGCAAGATCCTTGGGTAATCCGTTAAAGTGCCACCATTCATAACTTAAAGGGAAAAAACCAGCCTTTTTCATTATTGCCGAAAGAAGTTTCCGGTTCTTTTTTTGTTCTTCGCTAAGGTCAAACATCTTGAGTTTCGCATAACCCCAGTAGATTGAAAGGGTATTTTTATAAAAAGGCGTAAATCCCATATCAATTTTTTTATCATTCCCGTCCATTATTGTTACATCAACAGCGATACCGTAATTATGCATTGATCCTTTATTAGGATTGGCAACAAATTTTTCAAACTTGGTGCCCTTCATTTTATCATACATAAGTTGAGATACTCGTCTTGGACGAGCAGCATCCATAATCAAAATTGAAAATTCGGGGTGTTCTGATTTTAAATATTTTTGAGCCAGTGATAATTTGTTGGCAACTTCTCTACGGAGATAGGCTTTGTTAAGGCCATGATAAAAATTTTCCCTAAAGTAGTTTTTATCAGGATCAGAATTTACAAGGTCGACTTTTATCGATTTATCAATAGTCTGAATATCAACAAGCCCTGCTGCAATGAACTTTTTTTCAATCTCATTTGCATGACAAATTGTGCTTCCAGAAAAAGCAAGAATTGTACTTAAAAGCAATAGATATGATTTGAAAATTTTCATCTCGATTTATAACGACGAAACTCACGGGCGCAAATGGAGCGTAGCGGAATTGCCCAATCAAAACCAGTCTCAGGTCCCACAGTATGTCTGTCGCACAATTTCATTTTCCTGGGGTGGTATGGCGAACTCAGCAAAGGCTTCATTTTTCTCAAATGGTTTTTTTCCAGCTTCGAGCATCTGGAAAAATGGCTCGTCATCGCCCTGATAGCATGACTGAATAACCCGTTCTACCTGATGATTGCGGGGAATGATCAGCGGATTTACGGTATGCAATTGTTCAACATCCGGCTTATGCGCTTTCCATTGTTCAATGAACACAGCAAGCTCTGTTGTTTGCGGGAAAAAATCTGTTTGACCGGAATAGAGTTCCGGTAGTTTTCTGAACGCTAAGGTGAAGTCCAATTGTTCCTTTTCGCAATACGCTAAGAAAAAATGAACCACCTCTGTCTGTTCAGACCCTGGTGGCAATCCCAATTTTGCTGTCATCGTTTCATTTTCAGCCTTTTCGAACATTTCCAGTTTTTCTTCCAACGCTGCGGAGAGAAGCTGCACAGATTGCGCTTCATCATCGTGAACCAATGGAACAAAGCAATCTGCCAGCCGGAAAAGATTCCACTTGGCAATAGCTGTTTGATTCGCGTAGCTATACCTGCCGCCCTGATCAATGGAGCTGAACACCTTATCGTATGAAAATTGATCCATGAACGCGCAGGGACCATAGTCGATTGTAATCCCGATAACTGAAAAGTTATCAGTGTTCATCACTCCATGAATGAACCCCAGTGACTTCCAGTGTGCAATCAGTTCTGCCTGCCTGCACGTAAGCGCTTGTAACAATCCTAGACATTGATCAGCTACTGGTAAATTCTCAAGTTCTGGATAGAAACGCTCAATAACGTACTTCAGCAATATTTCTATGGCTTCTAAATCATTTTTAAAAGCAAAATACTGAAAGGTGCCGACCCTCACATGCGTGGGGGCAACTCGGGTAAAGACTCCTCCCGGTTCCGGACCGAACTGGCGAACGACCTCCTCACCTGTTCGCACTGCTGCCAGAGCACGGGTGGTCGGCACTCCCAGGGCTGCCATTGCTTCACTCACCAGGTATTCTCTGATGACCGGACCAAGTGAGGAACGACCGTCTCCGCCTCTGGAGAACGCTGTCCGCCCGGAACCTTTGAGCTGTAATTCAAACCCGTTGGTTTCTCCAAGATAATGGGCTCGTCCGTCTCCTAATTCTGGAACTGGTTGACCAAATTGAACGCCAGCATAAGCCTGGGATAAGGGTTCTGAGCCGGGAAGGATTTTCTGGCCTGAGAAAATTTGAGCGAGGTCATCATCTGTGTATCCACTTTCTTCAGCTCTGTTTTCCATTCCAGAAACTGGACCGGCAATTTTCAACTCAGCGGCAAGCTCGGAGTTAAAGGCCAACAGTTTTGGTTCTGGAAAATTGGCAGGCTTATTGCGCCTGAAAAATCTTTCTGGAAGTTTTGAATACGTGTTATTGAAATTAATCATGGTGAACACACCGAAGTTATTTCCTCTTATCGTTAGCCATTTGCAAATTTGTCAAAAATGAATCGGTCGCCTTTTCAAAAAAATCAGTCGTCACTATCTGTTTGCAAAGCTCGGACTTCTTCCTCTGTCAGTTCTGTCATATCTGCAATGGTTTTGATATCCAATGTGCCAGCCTGAAGAAGCTTTCGTGCGACTTGCACGGCTTTTTTCTTTTCTCCCCGTTGTTCTCCTTCTTTCAGACCTTCCACTCTCCCTTCCGCTCTTCCTTCTAACACAGCGGCAGTATAGGAAGTTTCAAACATGCTTGCCCGGTAATGCAGATACTCCCGGTGCCGGTCATAAGCACGTCGTTCGTTATCAGGCAATTTCATGATATCAAGCTCGTGCTTGGCTTTCTTTAGCCCTTTTGCCTGAAATTCCTCTTTTATCTCCTCATTTTTAAGGAAATATATCCATTCGTCTAAGGTGTCTTTGGCAATATCGTTGAAGCTGTTCACCTTGATCAGATAATATTCGGGGAAAATCTGATAGACTTTCTGTTTCTGATACAGGGCCTGCTGCTTTTTCGATAGCTGAAGAATATCTTGATTATGAATGCCTTGGAAAGATGTCGAGCCGTGATAGACATAGTCTGTTCCTTGACCGAGATCGAAATAAAGGATGTTCACGGAGATTACTTTGACCATAGCGGAATAGGGATCACCTTCCTGAAGATGCTCGGTAAGGACTTTGGAGGTGCCGAAAAGGATACGTTGGAGGTAATCAAACTCGCGGTCGTACTGTACTTCGATGATCATCAGTTCATCTTTCCGGTTTCTGACCTTCAGGTCCACCCGGTTGAACTTGTCCCGCTGTTCGTCCTGATTGCTTTCGCTCTCAAGGATTTCCAGGATATGGATATCCTCTTTCAGGAGTTCACTGAGAAAACCTTCCAGGATGTCGAAGTTGGCCTTGCTCCGCAGGAGCTTTTTCATGGCCCAGTCAAAGCTGATGAGTTTTCGTGCCATATTTGTCGTTATTCGGTCGATGCGGCTGGGCTATATCCTTTGTTATGTGCTTTATTTTGCACCAAGAATACGATTGACAGCATCGTCTAGGTCTTCTCCCGTTGGCAAATTTGGCCCAGAAATAAATCGGTTTGAAAAATCATCTAAAGTAAATCGAACGTTACGAACCTTTTTTAATTCTCGCTGATTTCCCGGCTTCACATTAACACCTAATTCATATGTAAAAACAGTTAGAGTGTCATGTGCGGCTTGATTAACTGTTGGAATATCTTTCCCAATAACATCCTCAAATTTTTT contains:
- a CDS encoding DUF2007 domain-containing protein, with amino-acid sequence MKKVYIARDIAELYYVKGLVESQGIACKVINENLYSLRGELPVTEETAPTLCILDDSQFAAAREVIADYEKANRETSTDTANWVCKACGEESEGQFSECWNCLTPRT
- the thiE gene encoding thiamine phosphate synthase is translated as MNKNRLLDANINRSAEGLRVLEDIARFSLDNQRLSSAIRSLRHRVRDLFKGREHSLLSARNSAADVGQTTSQLDTSSDQRNGLRDTVLSNFKRVQEASRTIEEILKTQGEYRTGKMVEELRFSVYELEAELMSFFRRQLPAGIYGILGEKFSLGRSNVQVAQEMVDAGIAVLQYREKLKDKSIKAIYEECLAIRQITRDAGVPFIINDYADIALMVEADGIHQGQDDIPIKALRKIAPDMILGCSTHSPEQACQAIADGADYIGVGPIFTTQTKEDVCAAVGLEYLDYVATHHDIPFVAIGGIKRNNLAQVLERGAKTVCLVTEIIGAEDIGKRIKEIQEIFNAGEEI
- a CDS encoding M15 family metallopeptidase gives rise to the protein MKIFKSYLLLLSTILAFSGSTICHANEIEKKFIAAGLVDIQTIDKSIKVDLVNSDPDKNYFRENFYHGLNKAYLRREVANKLSLAQKYLKSEHPEFSILIMDAARPRRVSQLMYDKMKGTKFEKFVANPNKGSMHNYGIAVDVTIMDGNDKKIDMGFTPFYKNTLSIYWGYAKLKMFDLSEEQKKNRKLLSAIMKKAGFFPLSYEWWHFNGLPKDLARKKYKIIE
- a CDS encoding cupin domain-containing protein; the encoded protein is MTSNDIILLLNLEAHPTEGGYFRRTYESALSCNTEHGSRMLLTSIYYMLTQDNPGGFLHRNKSDIIHYHHLGASIKYTIVSPDGVLSEKILGSDIRNGESLQLLVPGGWWKASRLCEGKANYGLVSEAVSPGFEYADNDIATEERIQQLFPDIKPALDQYIKPSP
- the thiC gene encoding phosphomethylpyrimidine synthase ThiC, translating into MREYTTQMDAAGKGILTPQMADVLKKEAISQELLMERVAKGHIAIPANRNHTNLRGGGVGQGLTTKINVNLGVSKDVCSFDGEMNKAKLALDFQADAIMDLSVSGDTEGFRKRLVKDVPVMIGTVPIYDTLTRTGKATEELTIEDWFKTVEIHAENGIDFITIHAGLTSKCVQSITTNPRLCGIVSRGGSILFEWIKKTGTENPFYEHFDRLLDICEQHDVCISLGDGLRPGAIKDSTDAPQIEELITLGELTKRAWERKVQVMIEGPGHVPLHEVEMNMKLQKKLCHNAPFYVLGPLVTDIAPGYDHITSAIGGALAAMHGADFLCYVTPAEHLRLPSVDDVKEGIIASKIAAHAGDLAKGIPGAIDRDNAMSKARGELDWEGQFAQALDPEKAQAYRDSSKPKDGDVCTMCGDFCAVKRVEGLL
- a CDS encoding Rpn family recombination-promoting nuclease/putative transposase, which translates into the protein MARKLISFDWAMKKLLRSKANFDILEGFLSELLKEDIHILEILESESNQDEQRDKFNRVDLKVRNRKDELMIIEVQYDREFDYLQRILFGTSKVLTEHLQEGDPYSAMVKVISVNILYFDLGQGTDYVYHGSTSFQGIHNQDILQLSKKQQALYQKQKVYQIFPEYYLIKVNSFNDIAKDTLDEWIYFLKNEEIKEEFQAKGLKKAKHELDIMKLPDNERRAYDRHREYLHYRASMFETSYTAAVLEGRAEGRVEGLKEGEQRGEKKKAVQVARKLLQAGTLDIKTIADMTELTEEEVRALQTDSDD
- a CDS encoding YdiU family protein, whose product is MINFNNTYSKLPERFFRRNKPANFPEPKLLAFNSELAAELKIAGPVSGMENRAEESGYTDDDLAQIFSGQKILPGSEPLSQAYAGVQFGQPVPELGDGRAHYLGETNGFELQLKGSGRTAFSRGGDGRSSLGPVIREYLVSEAMAALGVPTTRALAAVRTGEEVVRQFGPEPGGVFTRVAPTHVRVGTFQYFAFKNDLEAIEILLKYVIERFYPELENLPVADQCLGLLQALTCRQAELIAHWKSLGFIHGVMNTDNFSVIGITIDYGPCAFMDQFSYDKVFSSIDQGGRYSYANQTAIAKWNLFRLADCFVPLVHDDEAQSVQLLSAALEEKLEMFEKAENETMTAKLGLPPGSEQTEVVHFFLAYCEKEQLDFTLAFRKLPELYSGQTDFFPQTTELAVFIEQWKAHKPDVEQLHTVNPLIIPRNHQVERVIQSCYQGDDEPFFQMLEAGKKPFEKNEAFAEFAIPPQENEIVRQTYCGT